The Stigmatopora argus isolate UIUO_Sarg chromosome 16, RoL_Sarg_1.0, whole genome shotgun sequence genome has a window encoding:
- the LOC144090854 gene encoding neurogenic locus notch homolog protein 1-like isoform X2 produces the protein MYRFFGRLAFLLSAVIFVAQGLKCSLPTESCLNGGRCEAAPNGDGNCKCPSDYVGNRCQFPSPCSPSPCRNGGECRAVSHGNTFDFLCVCRPGFTDRLCLTSAKHACMSSPCRNGGTCDLNGLTGYHCRCPIGWSGKTCQQPNPCSSNTCKNGGQCSSFDSTFMCTCPPAYHGPTCKQDVNECAQSPSPCHNGGVCVNEVGSYHCRCPQDYTGMHCETRYVPCNPSPCQNGGTCVQKGDTTYGCSCLPGFTGQNCEHNIDDCPGHTCQNGAVCVDGVNTYNCQCPPHYTGQYCTENVDECELMPNACQNGGTCHDTHGSYHCVCVNGWTGDDCSENIDDCASAACYRGATCHDRVASFFCECPHGRTGLLCHLDDACISNPCQKGSNCDTNPVNGKAICTCPPGYTGSACNLDIDECSLGANPCEHGGRCLNTKGSFQCKCLQGYEGPRCEMDVNECMSNPCHNDATCLDQIGGFHCICMPGYEGVFCHINTDECASQPCLNSGKCVDKINSFHCECPQGFSGHLCQVDIDECASTPCKNGAKCTDGPNKYTCECAEGYTGQHCETDINECYSDPCHYGTCKDGLASFTCYCRPGYTGRLCETNINECLSQPCKNGGTCQDRENTYICSCPKGTAGYNCEINLDDCKSHPCDYGRCIDKINGYECACEPGYTGTMCNINVDDCAINPCHNGGTCVDGINGFTCLCPEGYDDVTCLSQVDECGSNPCIHGRCQDLVNGYKCTCDSGWSGPNCDINNNECESNPCMNGGTCKDMTSGYHCTCRVGFTGPNCQTNINECASNPCLNQGTCMDDVAGYKCNCQLPYTGENCETLLAPCNSRPCKNGGLCKESEDYQSFSCSCPAGWQGQTCEIDINECVKSPCRNGALCHNTMGSYQCKCLAGYTGQKCETDVDDCKPNPCSNGGLCRDGVNTFTCTCLPGFRGGRCEQDINECESNPCRNAANCTDCVNSYTCTCPPGFSGINCEINTNDCTDSSCFNGGTCADGINAFTCLCLPGFTGSYCQYDINECDSRPCLNGGMCLDSFGTYKCTCPPGYTGVNCQNLIRWCDSVPCKNGGTCWQKGASYTCQCQTGWTGLYCDIPSVSCEVAAKQQGVEVAHLCRNSGQCLDAGSTHYCRCQAGYTGSYCQEQVDECSPNPCQNGATCTDYLGGYSCECLPGYHGVNCSKEINECQSQPCQNGGTCIDLINTYKCSCPRGTQGVHCEINLDDCNPFSDPLTHEPKCFNNGKCVDRIGGYQCMCPAGYVGERCEGDVNECLSDPCDPRGSYNCIQLTNSYRCECRTGYTGQRCDKVFDGCKGKPCRNGGTCAVASNTPHGFICKCPPGFTGSSCEYDSRSCGNLNCKNGGTCVSGHLGPRCLCPPAFIGPECLTPTDSLCISNPCYNGGTCQITPDAPYFQCSCPSNFNGLLCHILDYSFIGGFGRDITPPPQVEVSCENPQCDEWAGNHICDSLCNNHACGWDGGDCSLNFDDPWQNCSAALQCWRYFNDGKCDGQCNSPGCLYDGFDCQGQDGQCNPLYDQYCKDHYADGHCDQGCNNAECEWDGLDCANNMPEKLADGHLVLVVHIPPEQLKNRSSAFLRDLSGVLHTNVVFRRDAKGEPMIFPYYGNEQDLVKHNVLKRSADGWPEWAAMPANVLGQMKESVSAIVKPRKRRELDSLQIKGSIVYLEIDNRQCYQQSSECFQSATDVAAFLGALASSGNLNVPYIEAVTSVRPTPSSSELYPMYVVFLGLAALGFISLGVLVSRKRRREHGQLWFPEGFKTSEPSKKKRREPVGEDSVGLRPMKICDINLMDDNQNEWGDEDPDCRRFKFEEQSMLDLKDNTDQRKWTQQHLDAADLRIPSIAPTPPQGEIENDCMDVNVRGPDGFTPLMIASCSGGGLETANSEEEEDPSTEIITDFIYQGANLHNQTDRTGETALHLAARYARSDAAKRLLESSADANVQDNMGRTPLHAAVAADAQGVFQILIRNRATDLDARMHDGTTPLILAARLAVEGMVEELINCHADANATDDSGKSALHWAAAVNNVQAAMMLLKNGANKDMQDNKEETPLFLAAREGSYETAKVLLEHFANREITDHLDQLPRDIAQERMHHDIVRLLDEYNVVRSPGLHAAPLSSSSSLSPPLCSPNDYLGNLKTGLSVKKVRKGIKDGVGGKDNRVKKKKSLDGKGNLLDTSAALSPVDSLESPHGYLSDAASPPVTSPFQQSPPISLNHLQGKGDSHMGQMSMSFDPNPPRLSHMPVSSPNGQGAASIGGSRVGQCDWMSRMHPGQQGSFHQASPMSHNMMGGLNGVSTATLSQIMGYQNLQSGHLGSAAHMIQQARSRQLQHQNSSSGTGGGQAMTQSFPGMELNASEMQQSNARSMAIHSVMPQETQILGAQFLTPPSQHSYTGPVDNTPNHQLQVPDHPFLTPSPGSPDQWSSSSPHSMSDWSEGISSPPTSIHSQMNLIPEQFK, from the exons CCTGTGTCCAAAAGGGTGACACCACCTATGGTTGTAGCTGTCTGCCAG GATTCACGGGTCAGAACTGTGAGCACAACATCGACGACTGTCCGGGCCACACTTGTCAGAACGGCGCCGTTTGTGTCGACGGTGTCAACACCTACAACTGCCAATGTCCACCACACTACACAG GCCAATATTGCACGGAGAACGTGGATGAGTGCGAGTTAATGCCCAACGCCTGTCAAAACGGCGGCACCTGCCACGACACCCACGGCAGCTATCACTGTGTCTGCGTCAACGGGTGGACAGGCGACGACTGCAGCGAGAACATTGACGACTGCGCCAGCGCCGCCTGCTATCGCGGCGCAACGTGTCACGACCGCGTGGCCTCCTTCTTCTGCGAATGTCCGCATGGTCGCACAG GTCTGCTTTGCCACCTGGACGATGCATGCATCAGCAATCCATGTCAGAAAGGCTCCAACTGTGACACCAATCCAGTCAATGGGAAGGCGATCTGCACCTGTCCACCGGGATACACCGGCTCAGCCTGTAACCTGGACATTGACGAGTGCTCTCTTG GTGCCAACCCTTGCGAGCATGGAGGTCGCTGTCTCAACACCAAAGGCTCGTTCCAGTGTAAATGCCTTCAGGGCTACGAGGGTCCTCGTTGCGAGATGGACGTTAACGAGTGCATGTCCAACCCGTGCCACAACGATGCTACTTGTTTGGACCAGATCGGCGGATTCCACTGCATCTGCATGCCAG GTTACGAGGGTGTGTTCTGCCATATTAACACGGATGAGTGCGCCAGTCAACCTTGTCTCAACAGCGGCAAATGTGTCGACAAGATCAATTCCTTCCACTGCGAGTGCCCTCAAG GATTTTCAGGGCATCTGTGCCAGGTGGATATTGACGAGTGTGCCAGTACCCCTTGTAAAAATGGAGCAAAGTGTACCGATGGACCCAATAAGTACACTTGCGAATGCGCTGAAG GTTACACAGGGCAGCACTGCGAGACAGATATTAACGAATGCTACTCCGACCCCTGCCACTACGGCACGTGCAAGGACGGCTTGGCGTCGTTCACGTGCTACTGCCGGCCAGGTTATACCGGCCGCCTTTGCGAGACCAACATCAACGAGTGTCTGAGCCAGCCTTGCAAGAACGGCGGCACTTGCCAGGATAGAGAGAACACGTATATCTGTTCCTGCCCCAAAGGCACTGCAG GTTACAACTGCGAAATCAACCTTGACGACTGCAAGAGCCACCCCTGCGACTACGGCAGGTGTATAGACAAGATCAACGGCTATGAGTGCGCATGCGAGCCGGGCTATACAG GAACAATGTGCAACATCAATGTCGACGATTGCGCCATCAATCCGTGTCACAATGGGGGCACGTGCGTGGACGGCATCAACGGCTTCACCTGCCTCTGTCCCGAGGGCTACGACGACGTTACCTGTTTGTCCCAGGTGGACGAGTGTGGCAGCAACCCGTGCATCCACGGCCGCTGCCAGGACCTGGTCAACGG GTATAAATGCACCTGCGACTCCGGCTGGAGTGGTCCAAATTGCGATATCAACAACAACGAGTGCGAGTCCAACCCGTGCATGAATGGAGGAACTTGCAAGGACATGACCAGCGGCTACCATTGTACATGCAGAGTGGGCTTCACAG GACCCAACTGCCAAACCAACATCAACGAGTGCGCGTCCAACCCCTGCCTCAACCAAGGAACCTGCATGGATGACGTGGCAGGATACAAGTGCAACTGTCAGCTCCCATATACCG GTGAAAACTGTGAGACTTTGCTGGCCCCCTGCAACTCGAGACCCTGCAAAAATGGCGGACTATGTAAAGAGTCTGAGGACTACCAGAGCTTCTCATGCAGCTGCCCCGCGGGATGGCAAG GTCAAACTTGTGAGATTGATATCAACGAATGTGTGAAAAGCCCGTGCCGCAATGGTGCTCTTTGTCACAACACTATGGGAAGCTACCAGTGCAAGTGCCTGGCTGGTTACACCGGTCAAAAGTGTGAGACTGACGTCGATGACTGCAAGCCGA ATCCATGCAGCAATGGCGGTCTATGCCGTGACGGCGTCAACACCTTTACGTGTACCTGCCTGCCTGGCTTTCGTGGCGGCAGATGCGAGCAGGACATCAACGAGTGCGAGAGTAATCCTTGTCGGAATGCTGCCAACTGCACTGACTGCGTGAACAGCTACACATGCACCTGCCCACCCGGTTTTAGCGGCATCAACTGTGAGATCAATACCAACGACTGCACCGATAG CTCCTGCTTCAATGGCGGCACCTGCGCAGATGGTATCAACGCCTTTACCTGCCTGTGCCTGCCGGGATTTACCGGCAGCTACTGTCAATATGACATCAACGAGTGCGACTCCAGACCGTGTCTCAACGGGGGCATGTGTCTAGACAGTTTCGGGACGTATAAGTGTACCTGTCCTCCTGGCTACACTGGTGTTAACTGCCAG AATCTCATACGGTGGTGTGATTCGGTGCCCTGTAAAAATGGGGGCACGTGCTGGCAGAAAGGGGCCTCCTACACCTGCCAGTGTCAAACCGGATGGACTGGACTATATTGTGATATTCCGAGTGTGTCCTGTGAAGTCGCCGCCAAACAGCAAG GTGTAGAAGTGGCTCACTTATGCAGGAACTCAGGCCAGTGTCTCGATGCCGGAAGCACACATTACTGCCGCTGCCAGGCAGGTTACACTGGCAGCTACTGCCAGGAGCAAGTGGACGAGTGTTCCCCTAATCCTTGCCAGAACGGCGCCACATGCACCGATTATCTCGGAGGCTACAGTTGCGAA TGTCTCCCTGGTTACCATGGGGTAAACTGCTCTAAGGAAATCAATGAATGCCAGTCTCAGCCCTGTCAAAATGGAGGGACTTGCATTGATCTCATCAACACGTACAAGTGCTCCTGTCCCAGAGGAACCCAAG GTGTCCACTGCGAGATTAATCTGGACGACTGCAACCCGTTCAGCGACCCGCTGACCCACGAGCCCAAATGCTTTAACAACGGCAAATGCGTGGATCGCATTGGCGGCTATCAGTGCATGTGCCCGGCGGGCTACGTGGGCGAGCGCTGTGAAGGCGACGTCAACGAGTGCTTGTCGGATCCCTGTGATCCCAGAGGTTCTTACAACTGCATCCAGCTCACCAATAGTTATCGCTGCGAATGCCGCACTGGATATACAG GGCAGCGCTGTGACAAGGTGTTTGATGGCTGCAAAGGAAAACCTTGCAGAAACGGAGGCACCTGCGCAGTCGCCAGTAACACTCCTCATGGGTTCATCTGCAAGTGCCCACCG GGCTTTACTGGCTCCTCCTGCGAATACGATTCTCGCTCATGTGGGAATCTTAACTGCAAGAATGGCGGCACCTGCGTATCAGGTCATTTGGGCCCACGCTGTCTGTGTCCTCCTGCTTTCATCGGACCCGAGTGCCTGACCCCGACCGACAGCCTGTGTATCTCCAACCCGTGCTACAACGGGGGCACTTGCCAAATCACCCCAGACGCGCCGTATTTCCAGTGCAGCTGTCCCAGCAATTTCAACGGCCTGCTGTGCCACATCCTAGACTACTCTTTCATCGGGGGCTTCGGCCGTGACATCACGCCTCCTCCCCAAGTGGAGGTGAGCTGTGAGAACCCCCAATGCGACGAGTGGGCCGGCAACCACATCTGCGACTCGCTGTGCAACAACCACGCCTGCGGCTGGGACGGGGGAGACTGCTCCCTCAACTTTGACGATCCCTGGCAAAACTGCTCGGCGGCCCTGCAGTGCTGGCGTTACTTCAACGACGGGAAGTGCGACGGCCAGTGCAACAGCCCTGGATGTCTCTATGATGGATTTGACTGTCAAGGACAAGATGGACAGTGCAA CCCACTTTACGATCAGTACTGCAAAGACCACTACGCCGATGGCCACTGTGATCAGGGCTGTAACAACGCCGAGTGTGAATGGGATGGCCTGGACTGTGCCAACAATATGCCGGAAAAGCTGGCAGATGGGCATTTAGTCCTGGTGGTCCACATACCTCCGGAACAACTCAAAAATCGTTCTTCGGCCTTCCTCAGAGACCTCAGCGGTGTCTTACACACCAATGTGGTTTTCCGCCGTGATGCCAAAGGGGAGCCCATGATTTTCCCATACTATGGCAACGAGCAGGATCTGGTGAAGCATAACGTGCTGAAGCGCTCTGCAGACGGGTGGCCCGAGTGGGCGGCGATGCCTGCCAATGTTTTGGGTCAAATGAAGGAAAGTGTGTCTGCTATTGTCAAACCACGTAAACGCAGGGAGCTGGATTCTCTGCAAATCAAAGG CTCGATAGTCTACCTGGAAATTGACAACCGCCAGTGCTACCAGCAATCCAGCGAGTGCTTTCAAAGTGCCACAGACGTTGCGGCGTTCCTCGGAGCGCTGGCCTCCAGTGGAAATCTCAACGTTCCCTACATCGAAGCTGTCACCA gtgTAAGACCTACTCCTTCGAGTTCGGAGCTGTATCCCATGTATGTGGTTTTCCTGGGATTAGCTGCATTGGGTTTCATAAGCCTTGGCGTTTTGGTGTCGCGAAAACGACGACGAGAGCACGGGCAGCTTTGGTTCCCGGAAGGATTCAAGACGTCCGAGCCCAGTAAGAAGAAACGCAGAGAACCTGTTGGCGAGGATTCTGTCGGGCTGAG ACCGATGAAAATATGTGACATAAACCTCATGGACGACAATCAAAACGAATGGGGTGACGAGGATCCTGATTGCAGGCGTTTCAAG TTTGAGGAGCAATCCATGCTGGACCTGAAAGACAATACTGACCAAAGGAAATGGACCCAGCAGCATTTGGATGCGGCCGACTTGCGCATTCCGTCCATAGCGCCTACACCTCCTCAAGGGGAGATTGAAAATGACTGCATGGATGTCAACGTTAGAGGACCAG ATGGTTTCACTCCACTGATGATTGCCTCCTGCAGTGGTGGAGGACTGGAGACTGCAAACagtgaagaggaagaggatCCTTCCACAGAGATCATTACGGACTTCATTTACCAAGGCGCAAACCTCCACAACCAGACCGATCGCACGGGCGAGACGGCACTCCACCTGGCCGCCCGCTACGCTCGCTCCGACGCCGCCAAGCGACTCCTGGAATCCAGCGCCGACGCCAACGTCCAGGACAACATGGGACGCACTCCACTTCATGCTGCCGTGGCTGCAGATGCGCAGGGCGTGTTCCAG ATTTTAATCCGAAACCGCGCTACCGATCTTGACGCGCGTATGCACGATGGGACAACGCCGCTCATCCTGGCCGCCAGATTGGCAGTCGAGGGCATGGTGGAAGAGCTCATCAACTGCCACGCCGACGCCAACGCCACTGACGATTCTG gcAAATCTGCACTTCACTGGGCCGCAGCTGTAAATAATGTACAGGCTGCCATGATGCTTCTGAAAAACGGGGCCAACAAAGACATGCAAGACAACAAG GAAGAGACACCGCTCTTCCTCGCCGCGCGCGAGGGAAGCTACGAGACAGCCAAGGTTCTGCTGGAGCACTTTGCCAACCGCGAGATCACCGACCATCTAGACCAGCTCCCAAGGGATATCGCCCAGGAGCGCATGCACCACGACATCGTGCGCCTACTTGACGAGTACAACGTAGTCCGTAGCCCGGGCCTTCACGCCGCACCTCTGAGCTCCTCCTCCAGTCTCTCGCCACCGCTCTGCTCGCCCAACGACTACCTCGGCAACCTCAAGACCGGCTTGTCCGTCAAGAAGGTGCGCAAAGGAATCAAAGACGGAGTCGGCGGCAAGGATAACCgggtgaagaagaagaagtcaCTGGACGGAAAGGGGAATCTCCTGGACACGTCGGCCGCGCTCTCCCCAGTGGACTCCCTGGAGTCCCCCCACGGCTACCTGTCCGACGCCGCTTCCCCTCCCGTGACGTCGCCGTTCCAGCAGTCGCCCCCGATATCCCTCAACCACCTACAAGGAAAAGGAGACTCGCACATGGGTCAGATGAGTATGTCTTTTGATCCCAACCCTCCCCGCCTCTCGCACATGCCGGTGTCCAGCCCCAACGGTCAGGGCGCGGCGTCCATAGGCGGCAGCAGGGTCGGGCAGTGTGATTGGATGTCCAGAATGCACCCGGGCCAGCAAGGGAGCTTCCACCAAGCCTCGCCTATGAGCCACAACATGATGGGAGGCCTCAACGGTGTCAGCACGGCTACCCTGTCGCAGATCATGGGCTACCAGAACCTCCAGAGCGGCCACCTGGGCTCGGCCGCTCACATGATCCAGCAGGCTCGCTCGCGTCAACTGCAGCACCAAAACTCCAGCTCGGGAACCGGCGGCGGGCAGGCCATGACGCAGAGCTTTCCCGGCATGGAGTTGAACGCCAGCGAGATGCAGCAAAGCAATGCACGCTCCATGGCTATCCACAGCGTGATGCCCCAGGAGACGCAAATCCTGGGAGCCCAGTTCCTCACGCCTCCTTCCCAGCACAGCTACACCGGACCGGTGGACAACACGCCAAACCACCAGCTGCAGGTCCCCGACCACCCGTTTCTGACCCCCTCGCCCGGCTCGCCCGACCAGTGGTCCAGCTCGTCCCCGCATTCCATGTCCGACTGGTCCGAGGGCATCTCCAGCCCTCCGACCAGCATCCACTCGCAGATGAATCTGATCCCAGAGCAGTTCAAGTAG